A region of Subtercola boreus DNA encodes the following proteins:
- a CDS encoding MFS transporter, with product MSAERTAELRAFNATLVAVFGLMLQAGGTLVLAVAREPVMGGTGLALLSMGNSMVWPSLNGSVTYQVPAERRSRAFAVRFGLMNVGIGAGSLIAAATVSVERPASFRYVYGIDGVSTALFAVILLVGVRGTVGWTAHAHRPNALAAPSYRTVLQDKHFVGYLVVLLGLAVFGSAQTEGPWAAFVALGPGGTAQVIGFAFAANTLAIIVFQLPVERLTRSVRRSRLLILCALCGAAAWVLTGVASLAGLSAAWAAVLVVSALGVFGVSETFLSPVIKAMPNALASDGLRGRYNSLNSATYPVSKFLGPPLAGVLLGSGVPASWVVVVTLGLLLTAAGAALLGRGLPSVAEFSVFREPTG from the coding sequence GTGAGTGCAGAGCGGACGGCAGAGCTCCGGGCTTTCAACGCGACGCTTGTCGCGGTATTCGGTCTGATGCTGCAAGCCGGCGGCACCCTCGTCCTGGCTGTAGCCAGGGAGCCCGTCATGGGTGGGACCGGCTTAGCGCTGCTGTCGATGGGCAATTCCATGGTTTGGCCGAGCTTGAATGGGTCAGTCACCTACCAGGTTCCGGCGGAGCGGCGATCCCGCGCCTTCGCTGTGCGCTTCGGGCTGATGAATGTCGGCATCGGGGCGGGTTCGTTGATTGCGGCGGCGACGGTCAGTGTCGAGCGACCGGCCAGTTTTCGTTACGTCTACGGGATCGACGGCGTGAGCACTGCGTTGTTCGCAGTGATTCTCCTCGTAGGGGTGCGAGGGACGGTTGGGTGGACAGCGCACGCTCATCGGCCAAACGCACTGGCCGCGCCGTCGTACAGAACGGTCCTGCAAGACAAGCACTTCGTCGGGTACCTCGTGGTCCTGCTGGGCCTGGCGGTGTTTGGAAGTGCGCAGACGGAGGGTCCTTGGGCAGCGTTTGTGGCGTTGGGCCCGGGCGGGACGGCGCAGGTCATAGGGTTCGCGTTCGCGGCGAACACCCTGGCCATCATCGTGTTTCAGCTACCTGTGGAACGGTTGACCCGGTCGGTGCGACGCAGCCGTCTGCTCATCCTGTGCGCCTTGTGCGGCGCCGCCGCATGGGTCTTGACCGGCGTGGCCTCTCTCGCGGGGCTTTCTGCCGCCTGGGCGGCAGTGCTCGTGGTGTCAGCACTCGGCGTCTTCGGAGTGAGCGAGACGTTCCTGAGCCCGGTCATCAAGGCGATGCCCAACGCTCTAGCCTCGGATGGGCTCAGAGGGCGATACAACTCTCTGAACTCAGCGACCTACCCCGTCTCCAAATTCCTCGGCCCCCCATTAGCGGGTGTCCTCCTCGGCAGTGGTGTGCCGGCCTCATGGGTGGTCGTCGTCACTCTCGGGCTCCTCCTCACCGCTGCCGGTGCCGCCCTCCTTGGACGAGGCCTACCGAGTGTGGCCGAGTTCAGCGTGTTCCGAGAGCCGACCGGTTGA